A region of the Oceanihabitans sp. IOP_32 genome:
TGTAGACGAGGCTTCTATGATTCCAGATACACCTGAAGCCTCCAAATTATTTGAAAATGGTTCTTTATTAGACGATTTAATGCAATACGTATACTCTGGATACCAATGTAAATTATTACTAATTGGCGATACAGCACAGTTGCCCCCAGTTAAACTCGATTTAAGTCCAGCCTTAGACGCCGATAAATTAGCTTTAAATTACAATAAAGAGGTTACTAAAATGGAACTCGATGAAGTGATGCGCCAAGATAGCGATTCGGGTATTTTAGTAAATGCCACCTTGCTTCGAGAAACCTTAGCCAACCAGTGTTTTGATCATTTTAAATTCGATTTAAATGGCTTTAAAGACATTGTACGACTTGTAGACGGTTACGAGATCATGGATGCCATAAATGACGCCTACAGCAGTTTAGGAAACGAAGAAACTGCCATTATTGTTCGCAGTAACAAACGGGCTAACCTATATAACCAACAGATAAGAAGTCGTATTTTGTTTAACGAGCATGAGTTATCGGCTGGGGATTATTTAATGGTGGTGAAAAACAATTATTTTTGGATTAAACCCACAACCGAAGCCGGATTTATTGCCAATGGTGATATTATAGAAGTTTTAGAGATTTTTTCGATTAAAGAATTATATGGTTTTCGCTTCGCGGAAGTGAAAGTGCGTATGGTCGATTATCCTAAAATGCCCCCCTTCGAAACGGTTTTATTGCTCGATACCATTGAAGCAGAAACCCCTTCATTACCTTACGAAGATTCTAACAGATTGTACCAAGAAGTTCAAAAAGATTACCTTAATGAATCCAGCAAATACAAGCAGTTTTTAAAAATAAAGAGCAATAAATACTTTAATGCTCTGCAGGTTAAGTTTTCTTACGCCATAACTTGTCATAAATCACAAGGCGGTCAATGGCATACTGTTTTTATAGAGCAACCCTATTTACCAAATGGCATAGATAAAGATTATCTGCGTTGGTTATATACTGCGGTGACTCGGGCGCAAAAAAAACTTTATCTCATAGGCTTTAAAGAGGATTTTTTTGAGGAATAAAAGTGGTTTAGCACTGCTTTTTGTCTGAAAACAAATATTAAACACGCTAAATTTTATAAGCTATAATATTTAGCCTATTTTTGAAGCTGTAATTTTTTGATATTAAAATGAAAATAATTTCGATGATTCCTGCCCGTTATGGTGCTTCTAGATTTCCTGCAAAATTAATGCAAGATTTAGGTGGTAAAACCGTTATTCTTAGAACCTATGAAGCTACTGTGGCTACCAATTTGTTCGATGATGTGTTTGTAGTAACCGATAGCGACATCATATACAAAGAAATTGTAAACCATGGGGGTAAAGCCATTATGAGTGTTAAAGAACACGATTGTGGTAGTGATAGAATTGCCGAAGCTGTTGAGGATATGGATATCGATATTGTTATCAATGTTCAAGGGGATGAACCCTTTACAGATAAAGCTTCCTTAAAAAAACTAATTGAGGTATTTAAAGATGACGATAAAAAAAATATCGACTTGGCTTCCTTAATGGTTCATATTACAGATGAAGAAGAAATAAACAATCCCAATACGGTAAAAGTTATTGTAGATAAAACAAACTTTGCCTTGTATTTTTCAAGAAGTGTAATACCGTATCCAAGAGAAAAAAATGTAGGAGTTAAATACTTTAAGCACAAAGGCGTTTACGCCTTTAGAAAGCAGGCCATTCTAGATTTTTATAAATTACCCATGTTGCCGCTCGAGGCTTCAGAAAAAATTGAATGTATCCGGTATTTAGAGTATGGAAAGCGTATAAAAATGGTTGAAACAAATGTGGAAGGGGTTGAAATTGATACACCAGAAGATTTAGAGCGCGCAAATAAACTATGGAAATAAGTTATAAAGACATAAAAGTAATAGGATTTGATGCCGACGATACGCTTTGGGTAAATGAAACTTTTTTTCGCGAAGCCGAAGGGCAAATTCAACAGTTGTTGTTAGAATATGAAACTCCAAATAAAATAGACCAAGAGTTATTTAAAATGGAGATGAAAAACCTACCACTTTATGGTTATGGTGTAAAAGCGTTCATTTTATCTATGGTTGAAGTGGCTTTAGAACTTTCTAATTACAATATTTCAAGTAAAAAAATAGAAGCTATTTTAAAAATAGGTAAAAATATGCTTGAAAAACCCGTAGAATTACTTGATGGTGTTGAAGATGTTTTAAGTGTGATGTCTAAAAAGTATAAAATTATATTGGCCACTAAAGGCGATTTGCTTGATCAAGAACGCA
Encoded here:
- a CDS encoding HAD family hydrolase; translation: MEISYKDIKVIGFDADDTLWVNETFFREAEGQIQQLLLEYETPNKIDQELFKMEMKNLPLYGYGVKAFILSMVEVALELSNYNISSKKIEAILKIGKNMLEKPVELLDGVEDVLSVMSKKYKIILATKGDLLDQERKLEKSGLIKYFNHIEVLSDKQESNYSNLLNQLGVKPSEFLMIGNSLKSDVLPLVNIKSNAIHVPFHTTWVHEQVSEKETNGKTYKTIGSLKELLNVMEY
- the kdsB gene encoding 3-deoxy-manno-octulosonate cytidylyltransferase gives rise to the protein MKIISMIPARYGASRFPAKLMQDLGGKTVILRTYEATVATNLFDDVFVVTDSDIIYKEIVNHGGKAIMSVKEHDCGSDRIAEAVEDMDIDIVINVQGDEPFTDKASLKKLIEVFKDDDKKNIDLASLMVHITDEEEINNPNTVKVIVDKTNFALYFSRSVIPYPREKNVGVKYFKHKGVYAFRKQAILDFYKLPMLPLEASEKIECIRYLEYGKRIKMVETNVEGVEIDTPEDLERANKLWK
- a CDS encoding ATP-dependent RecD-like DNA helicase, whose product is MTAAQFYNEIKNDFPFQPTSKQNLVLQQLSAFVFSKKANALYLLKGYAGTGKTTIIGCMVNNLWKAKKSAVLMAPTGRAAKVISNYSKKEAFTIHKKIYFPKKDKGGGVKFVLQPNKHKNTIFIVDEASMIPDTPEASKLFENGSLLDDLMQYVYSGYQCKLLLIGDTAQLPPVKLDLSPALDADKLALNYNKEVTKMELDEVMRQDSDSGILVNATLLRETLANQCFDHFKFDLNGFKDIVRLVDGYEIMDAINDAYSSLGNEETAIIVRSNKRANLYNQQIRSRILFNEHELSAGDYLMVVKNNYFWIKPTTEAGFIANGDIIEVLEIFSIKELYGFRFAEVKVRMVDYPKMPPFETVLLLDTIEAETPSLPYEDSNRLYQEVQKDYLNESSKYKQFLKIKSNKYFNALQVKFSYAITCHKSQGGQWHTVFIEQPYLPNGIDKDYLRWLYTAVTRAQKKLYLIGFKEDFFEE